In Oncorhynchus keta strain PuntledgeMale-10-30-2019 chromosome 19, Oket_V2, whole genome shotgun sequence, a single genomic region encodes these proteins:
- the LOC118398696 gene encoding gap junction Cx32.2 protein-like, protein MGDWSYLSKLLDKVQSHSTAIGKTWMSVLFIFRILVLGAAADSVWGDEQSDFYCNNKEPGCENVCYDWAFPISHIRFWVMQIIFVSTPTLLYLGHAMHVIQQEDKMREALHSQVDNGMLKRPKYTDDRGKIKIKGILLRSYMTQLFFKIVLELAFIVGQYYLYGFVMKPMFLCQQQPCSRLGAECFMSRPTEKTIFIIFMLVVGCVSLLLNVIEVFYLICTRVKCGNKKQYPLHIISTENPTTLYCPASEWKGNLDGHEDCSPLHNIQREAELMEEKKNTP, encoded by the coding sequence AAGTTACTGGACAAGGTGCAGTCCCACTCAACGGCCATCGGAAAGACATGGATGAGTGTCCTGTTTATCTTCAGGATCCTGGTTCTGGGTGCAGCAGCAGATAGCGTGTGGGGAGACGAACAGTCTGATTTCTACTGCAACAACAAAGAACCTGGGTGTGAGAACGTGTGCTATGACTGGGCCTTCCCCATCTCACACATCCGTTTCTGGGTCATGCAGATCATCTTTGTCTCCACCCCAACTCTTCTATATCTGGGCCATGCCATGCATGTCATCCAACAGGAGGATAAAATGAGGGAGGCACTGCACAGCCAGGTTGATAATGGCATGTTGAAGAGGCCCAAATACACAGATGACCGGGGGAAAATCAAAATCAAGGGAATTCTGCTACGTAGCTACATGACCCAGTTGTTCTTTAAGATAGTGTTAGAGCTCGCTTTTATTGTGGGACAGTACTACTTATATGGGTTTGTCATGAAACCCATGTTCCTCTGTCAACAACAGCCCTGTTCCAGACTGGGTGCTGAGTGCTTCATGTCCCGTCCCACAGAGAAGACCATCTTTATCATCTTCATGCTGGTGGTGGGCTGTGTTTCTCTGCTTTTGAATGTGATCGAGGTGTTTTATTTGATTTGCACCAGAGTAAAATGTGGAAACAAGAAACAATACCCACTGCATATCATCTCAACTGAGAACCCAACCACTCTTTACTGTCCTGCATCAGAATGGAAAGGTAACCTGGATGGACATGAAGATTGCTCACCCCTTCACAACATCCAAAGA